The Gemmatimonas aurantiaca T-27 DNA segment GCTCCTTGGGCACACGATCCGAGGCAGCGACATCACGGCGCGCTACGGTGGTGAAGAGTTTCTGGTGTTGTTGCCGGAAACCGACGATGCGGGCGCGGTGGCCTTCGCGGAACGCATTCGGGTGGCGATGGAGGAACATCCGTTCGCGCGGGATTCGATGGCCGAGCCACTCAAGCTGACGGCATCGATCGGCGTGGCGGTCTTTCCGGCCGCCCGGATCGAAAATGTCGAGGACCTGTTCGCGCGTGCCGATGCGGCGCTGTATCGCGCCAAGGCCGAAGGGCGCAACCGGGTGCGGATGTAGGCTGGGGTCAGCCCACCATCGCACCCAATCCGCGCGGGCGCTGCAATTCGACCACGGTCACACTGAGATGGTCGACCGGAATGTCGAACATTTTCGTGAACGGGATATCCCGTAGTGTGCACAACGCCGTGCGGATCCATCCGGCGTGCGACACCACGACCACCGTGTCGTGCGGCATCCCCCGAATCGAATCGAACACACCGTCCACGCGGGCGGCCAGTGCGGCCACGGTTTCTCCTCCCGGCGGCGCGTGCTGGGTCCACTGCGCCATCCATTCCCGCAGGGAAGCCCCTTCGGTCATTTCGAGCTCGTGCCAGTTTCGCCCGTCCCACGCGCCAAAGTTCATTTCCCGGAGACGTGCATCGATCACCAGCGGGAGTGCAAATGCCGATGCGATCGCCGCTGCCGTGTCACGCGCGCGGAGCAGGTCGCTGCTCATCACGGTGATATCGAGTGGACTGCCATCGGGACTGCGCAGGGCATCGGCCAGCGGGCCGTCTGCTGTCACCAGCGTGGCGAGTGACTGACGGCCACGATCCGACAGTGGCAGATCGGTATGCCCGATGCAGCGACCGTCGGCGTGTGATGCCTCGGCATGGCGCACCAGGATGAGGTGCACTGGACGCGACTCATCCTGGTCGACCGATTCGTCGGGGATCATCAGGAAAGCCAACCCCTCACAGGTGCAGCGGCGAGCATCAGATAGACACCTAGCTCCACAAGTTGATTCACGGCACCAAGGGCATCACCCGTGATGCCACCGATCCGCCGGCGGAAATAGCGTCCAGATGCCGCAGTGAGCAAGAGTGCAACGGCGACGGCGATCAATCCGGCGATACCCAGGCACACCACGGCCGTGATCACCGTCATCACCGTGGCCGTGAAAACCCGCCCCCGGTGTACGCCATCCACGAAGGGGCGACCCGCACTGGAGCGCTCACCCGGCGTCGCCGCCCGGACGTAGGGCAATACCCCAATGAGCCAGACACTGGCGCATCGTCCAAGGGTGTGCGCAGCGAGCAGCGCCATCGGGGCGCGCGCCACACCAAGATCTGCCAGCAGGACACACTTCAGAACAACGGCCAGGATCATGCCCACGAGGGCGTACGATCCCACCCGGCTGTCCTTCATGATCGTCAGCACTTGCTCTGCCGTCCACCCGCCGCCGAATCCGTCCAGGGAATCGGCCAGTGCATCTTCGTGAAAGGCTCCGGTGAGCCGCACGGTGGCGGCCGTGGAGAGCAGCGCGGCCACCAGCGGTGACCACCACTGGTGACCCAACAGGAACACGCCGGCACCGATCGCACCTACGACGATGCCCACCAGCGGAAACCACGCGGCCGATCGCGGCAGATCCGACAAGTCGTGCACGATCCACCGACCGGCCGGAATGCGGGTCATGAAGGTGAATGCGGCCGCCACGGCACGCCGTTCGGTGCCTAATGACCATCGGCTGGTGGCATTCACCGCCCGCTATCCTCGTGCGACGGTGCCTGTTCGCCAGCCGACACGCCGGCTTCCGCAAATGTGGCCATGTCGGACATGATTGCCGCCGCTGCCCGGAGCAGTGGTACCGTGAGGACCGCTCCCGATCCTTCTCCCAGGCGCATATCCAGTTCGAGCAACGGACGAAGGGCACGTCCGCTCAGGGCAGCAAGCGCTTCGATGGCAATGACGTGCCCTACTTCGGTGGAGCGGTGTGAAAGGAAAACACGACGGAGCAGTGTGCTGGAGCCCTCCGCACTTTCCTCGGCCATGTAGGCAGCGGCGAGTACGGAGACCGTGGAAATGAACCCGTCCACGAGCAACACCACCGGATGCCGGGAGGCTTCGAGTGTCGCACCGGCCATCGCCGCCAGCTCCAGTCCGCCGACACGACGCAGACACTCACGGGCGCTCTGCGCCGCGCGGCGGCTGCCGTGCAATGCGAGCGCGCGCGTCACCACATCGCGTTTGTGGGTGAGCGCCTCACCATGCACCCCCGTCCCCGCACCCACGGTCAGTTCGGGGGCACGTCCGGTCAGCGCGGAGAGCAGCGCCGCCGCTGCGGTGGTGTTGCCGATCCCCATTTCGCCGAGGCCCACCACGTCCATGCCGGCGCGTACGGCGCGTCGCACGGCCGATGCCCCGACCTCCAGCGCCTGGGCCAGTTCGTCTTCGCTGAGCGCGGCCTCGCGCAGCATGTTGCGTGACCCGTGGCGTACCTTGGCGTGTCGCAGTGATGAAAGTGCCGACAGATCGGCATCCACACCCACGTCGATGACTTCGACATCGGTGTCGTTGGTGCGTGCGAGCACGTTGATGGCGGCACCGCCACGCGCGAAGTTGCGCATCATCTCGGCGGTGACGGCACGGGGATAGGCGCTCACCCCTTCTTCCGCGATGCCGTGATCGGCGCCGAATACGCAGATACGCGCGTGGTCGATCCGCGGGGCGAGTGTCTGTTGCAGCAGCGCCAGACGTATGGCACAGGGTTCGAGCGCACCAAGGGCGCCGAGTGGTTTGGTCTTGCCGTCGATCGCCCGTTGTGCCGTGGTTTCCGTGACCGGCGGCTCGGCACGCACGGCCGCGTGGAATTGCAGCGTCTGCGCGTCGTCCACCGAGCAGGTTATCCACCAGGCATCGGCATTGGGCTGACGCAGGCTCCAGAAGTCGAGCGGCGACATCCCGAGTGCGTCGAGCAGCAGCACGCGGTTGAGGTGTCCATGCGCTGACACCAACACCGATTCTCCGGGGTGCTGGTGCACGATGCGACCGAGCGCCCGTAGCGCCCGCGTGCGCACTGCGGCCAGCGACTCACCGTCCGGAAACTCCAGCGACCAGGGATCGGTGCGCCATTGGGCGTCGGCCCCTGGCGGCCAGTCGGTCGGTGTGGTGCCCTGCCAGCGACCGTAGGACAATTCCGCCAAATCGTCGTCTACGGTTGCCGGAGGGATCGCGTCGGGCAACAGCAATTCACTGGTGCGGACGGCCCGTGTGAGGGGCGAGGTGTACGCGACGGAGAGTGCATCGAGCGCACCCGACGCCACCAAACGCGACCGCAGGCGTTGCACCTGTGCCTCGCCTTGCGCGCTCATGGGCACATCGAGTCGCCCCTGACACTGGCCGCTGGCGTTGTGTGCCGTTTCACCATGGCGCACGAGCAGGATGCGGGTCATCGGGTGGAGCGTTGGCGCGGTGGGGCTCACAGTTCGATGCCGGGCTGTGCGGGGATGCCCTTCTCACGATAGGGGTGCTTCACGAGATGCATTTCCGTGACGAGATCGGCCAGTTCGATCAGGGCCGGCGATGCGTTGCGGCCCGTGACCACTACATGCATCCAGGGCGGTCGGTTGCGCAGCACATCCAGCACCATGGTTTCATCCAGCCAGCCGTAGGTAATGCAGTAGGTGAGTTCGTCGAGGATGAGAATGTCGAACTGCTCCGACTCGATCACGGCCTGCACACGCTGCCAGCCCTTTTCTGCCAGTGCCCGATCGGCTTCGATGTTGTCGGACAGCCAGGTGAAGCCGTCGCCCAGTGGCACGATGTCGATGCCCAGTTCTTCGGCGGCGATGTGTTCCCCGTACCGCGTTTCCGCGCTCTTGATGAACTGGAACATGCCGATGGAGAACTTGTATCCGGCGGCGCGTACCAGGATGCCCAGCGCGGCGGTGGACTTGCCCTTTCCGTTGCCGGTGTTGACGAGCAGCAGTCCCTTTCGTGTGGCTCGATCGGTGCTCATACGTCGATGCCTCCCTGAGCCTTGATGCCTTGGTCTCGCAACGGATGTTTGATGACACGCATGTCGGTCACCAGGTCGGCTGCGTCAATCATGGCCTGCGAAGCATCGCGGCCGGTGACGACGACGTGTGTGCCCTGCGGGCGTTCTTGCAGGGTGCGGATCACTTCCGTTTCATCGAGCCAGCCCCACTTGAGCGGCAGGGTGAGCTCGTCGAGCACCAGCACGTCGTACGTGCCTTCGGTGATGTGACGGGCGCACAGCTCCCAGCCGGCGATCGCGCGATTCTTGTCTTCCGTGAGGTCCCGATCTTCCTTGCGGCGCTTGCCGGTGCAGCCGCCGCCCAGTGCCATGGCTTCGATACCCAGCACCCGTGCGGTGCGATGTTCACCGGTGTTGCCGAGACGCTTCACGAACTGGTACATGGCGGTGCTCATGTCACGGCCATACGCGCGCAGCATGACACCGAGCGCCGCGGTGGTCTTTCCCTTGCCGTGTCCGGTGTTCACGATGAGCAAACCATGGCGGTCCTTGCGCGGCGGGACCCGATAGGCGCCCGGACGTTTCTGTTTGGGCGTTGGCACCTTGCGTCCGTTGGCCGCCACGGCGGTCTTTGGCGCTGCGAGCGGATCGACGCGCGGTTCGAGTTCGTCGTCGAGCAGTTCTACGCGTGGTTCGAGGTCGTCTTCGAAGTCGTCGGGCAGCAGGTCAGGATGCGTCATGGGTCGACCGGGAGAGAGTGGAGCGAAACCGGGCAAGCGCCTCGATGAGGCGATCGTTGTCTTCAGTATGTCGGGCGGCCACGCGCACATGCGTCGGCAGACCGAAGGAGGTGCCATCCCGCACGAGCAGCGCGGCATGGTCGATCAGCCACGTGCGCGCGTGCGCCGCGTTCTGACATTCAACGAGGAAGTAGTGTGTGTCGCTGGCGAGAACGGAGAATCCGATTCCTTGAAGGGCCGTTCTCATGCGAACGGCTTCGTGGCGCAGCAGCTCCGTCGTGACCCGTGCATGGGCTTCCGCTTCATCAGAAAGCGCTGCGATAACCGCTGCTTGAGCCGCACCGGACGCGGCCCACGGGATGCGCACTGCTTCCAGCGCGCGAACAACCTCTGGAGATGCTACGCCCAGAGCGACCCGCACATTGGCCAGTGCGTGGTCTTTGGTGAGTGAACGCAGGTGCAGCACATGCGAGTGACCCGGCAATGCGGGTGTGCCGTGTGGTGCCGCGGTAAATCCGTCATACGCCTGATCGAGTACCAGCAGTGCGTCGACGGCTCTGCAGGCATCAGCGATGAGCTGCAGGGTGTGCAAAGATTCCTGCTGTCCGATGGGACTCGATGGGGAAGCGAGAAAGACCAGCTTCGGGCGGTCTGCAATGCGCCGCACCAGATCGTCGGTGGTCAGGGCCGTCTGGACCTGCGCTCCGCACAACTGCGCAGCTCGCGCATACTCGCCGAAACATGGTGCCATCACGAGAACGCCATCTCCTGGTTCCACGTACGCGAAACAGACCGCCTGAATGAGCTCTGCGGAGCCGGCGCCCAGAATCAGCTCATCGATCGGGCGATGCCACCGCGCGGCGGCGATGGCGCGGGCGTCGTGACTAGTGGGGTCGGGATACTCATCAACGGCACAATCGCGGATGGCGGCACGTACCACCGGTGCAGGCCCATGCGCATTCAGGCAAACGCTGAAATCGATCACGTGCCGTGCGTCGTGGTGCAAGGCGGCGCGTCCACCGTGGACCGTAGCGGCAACCTGCAGGACGTGCGAGCGAGCGCGAGGCATATCGATGACGCTCCTCAGGCCGAAACAGGGATGGAAAGCTCCACGCACATCACGGCGGCGAGCGATGCGGCGAACACCATGCGCCGGGCGCGCGTGATGTCGTGGGCGGTGGGAGCACGTCCTTCGGCGTTCAACACATACAGTCCGCGCTTTTCGAGTCGTATGCCGAGGGCGCCGGCCATGGTTGCCATCGGCCATCCCCCGTTGGGGCTTGGTGTGCGGGATGCGTCGCGGATACCACAACGCAGTGCCTTCCAGGGGGAAGCCATCGCACAAGGCGCCGCCAGTGCGAGCAGCGGTGCGCTCACCCGTGCCGGGAGCAGGTTCAACACGTCGTCCGAGCGCGCTGCAGATTTGCCAAACCACTCCAGCTCCGGCGTGCGATAGCCCAGCATCGCGTCGGCGGTGTTCACAAAGCGATAGGCATACGCCGCCGGTAAACCGCCCAACCGGTACGCCATCAATGGGCCCACCACGCTGTCGCTCAGGTTCTCGGCCAACGACGCGATGGCCGCACCGGCCACCTCGTCTGCGGAGAGTGCGTCGGTGTTGCGCGAAACCAGATGCCAGGACAACAGGTGTCTGGCCTGATCAAGGTCATGCCGTTCGAGTGCGACTCGCACGACATCGGCCGCGCGCAGCAACGAACGCACGGCCAGTGCCGGCTTGAGCAGCACACCTTCCACTGAAATGCGTCCCAATGTGGAGGGCAGTGTCGAGGCACCGGCCGTTGAGGCGTTTCCGAGTTGCGCGATGATCGCGGCTACGGCGCCGGCGATTGCTGTCGTGAGTGCGACACCGCCGGCGAGGCCTGCCGCCCCATGCCAGAACGCCTGGCGCGAGCTGTGGCCAGGCATCATGGATCGGGATTTTTGTGAGGCCCGGATGCGGCCGAGCCACCGGCCCATCCACACCGTCGGGTGTAGTTGGTCCGGTGGCTCGCCGAAGCCGAGGTCTGCGAGAAGCGCTGCGGTAGCCGCTCCTCGCACGGCGCCGGTGCCGATCACTCAGAACGTGCGGATGGCAAGGCTCATGGGGCCCGCGCCCACGGAGATGCTGTCCCGCAGTGCGAACGTGGTCGCGTCATACACAAACGCGTACGGTGCCAGCCCCTGCGACGTGCTGCCGAAGAACAACTGGTACAGGCGGCCCGTCGTGGCGGCGGCTGACGACGAGGCACCACGGCAGGCGTTGTTGCTGGCGCGCTTGGCGCACACCGGATCTGCCGGGCCACGCACGAACGCGCGGGTGCGCGTGTTCCACACCAGTGTCGCGTTGGAGAAGCTCGAGATGTATGCGAGACCATTGGCGTCGATCGAGATGTGGCCGGGGCCGACACCCATGTTGGGGATCAGGGCCACGCGCGTCATCGTGGCCGGATCGATGATGGCCATGCTGCCCTGCGCCA contains these protein-coding regions:
- the cobT gene encoding nicotinate-nucleotide--dimethylbenzimidazole phosphoribosyltransferase: MTRILLVRHGETAHNASGQCQGRLDVPMSAQGEAQVQRLRSRLVASGALDALSVAYTSPLTRAVRTSELLLPDAIPPATVDDDLAELSYGRWQGTTPTDWPPGADAQWRTDPWSLEFPDGESLAAVRTRALRALGRIVHQHPGESVLVSAHGHLNRVLLLDALGMSPLDFWSLRQPNADAWWITCSVDDAQTLQFHAAVRAEPPVTETTAQRAIDGKTKPLGALGALEPCAIRLALLQQTLAPRIDHARICVFGADHGIAEEGVSAYPRAVTAEMMRNFARGGAAINVLARTNDTDVEVIDVGVDADLSALSSLRHAKVRHGSRNMLREAALSEDELAQALEVGASAVRRAVRAGMDVVGLGEMGIGNTTAAAALLSALTGRAPELTVGAGTGVHGEALTHKRDVVTRALALHGSRRAAQSARECLRRVGGLELAAMAGATLEASRHPVVLLVDGFISTVSVLAAAYMAEESAEGSSTLLRRVFLSHRSTEVGHVIAIEALAALSGRALRPLLELDMRLGEGSGAVLTVPLLRAAAAIMSDMATFAEAGVSAGEQAPSHEDSGR
- a CDS encoding cob(I)yrinic acid a,c-diamide adenosyltransferase is translated as MTHPDLLPDDFEDDLEPRVELLDDELEPRVDPLAAPKTAVAANGRKVPTPKQKRPGAYRVPPRKDRHGLLIVNTGHGKGKTTAALGVMLRAYGRDMSTAMYQFVKRLGNTGEHRTARVLGIEAMALGGGCTGKRRKEDRDLTEDKNRAIAGWELCARHITEGTYDVLVLDELTLPLKWGWLDETEVIRTLQERPQGTHVVVTGRDASQAMIDAADLVTDMRVIKHPLRDQGIKAQGGIDV
- a CDS encoding histidine phosphatase family protein; this translates as MIPDESVDQDESRPVHLILVRHAEASHADGRCIGHTDLPLSDRGRQSLATLVTADGPLADALRSPDGSPLDITVMSSDLLRARDTAAAIASAFALPLVIDARLREMNFGAWDGRNWHELEMTEGASLREWMAQWTQHAPPGGETVAALAARVDGVFDSIRGMPHDTVVVVSHAGWIRTALCTLRDIPFTKMFDIPVDHLSVTVVELQRPRGLGAMVG
- a CDS encoding pyridoxal phosphate-dependent aminotransferase, translated to MPRARSHVLQVAATVHGGRAALHHDARHVIDFSVCLNAHGPAPVVRAAIRDCAVDEYPDPTSHDARAIAAARWHRPIDELILGAGSAELIQAVCFAYVEPGDGVLVMAPCFGEYARAAQLCGAQVQTALTTDDLVRRIADRPKLVFLASPSSPIGQQESLHTLQLIADACRAVDALLVLDQAYDGFTAAPHGTPALPGHSHVLHLRSLTKDHALANVRVALGVASPEVVRALEAVRIPWAASGAAQAAVIAALSDEAEAHARVTTELLRHEAVRMRTALQGIGFSVLASDTHYFLVECQNAAHARTWLIDHAALLVRDGTSFGLPTHVRVAARHTEDNDRLIEALARFRSTLSRSTHDAS
- the cbiB gene encoding adenosylcobinamide-phosphate synthase CbiB, which encodes MIGTGAVRGAATAALLADLGFGEPPDQLHPTVWMGRWLGRIRASQKSRSMMPGHSSRQAFWHGAAGLAGGVALTTAIAGAVAAIIAQLGNASTAGASTLPSTLGRISVEGVLLKPALAVRSLLRAADVVRVALERHDLDQARHLLSWHLVSRNTDALSADEVAGAAIASLAENLSDSVVGPLMAYRLGGLPAAYAYRFVNTADAMLGYRTPELEWFGKSAARSDDVLNLLPARVSAPLLALAAPCAMASPWKALRCGIRDASRTPSPNGGWPMATMAGALGIRLEKRGLYVLNAEGRAPTAHDITRARRMVFAASLAAVMCVELSIPVSA
- a CDS encoding adenosylcobinamide-GDP ribazoletransferase, which codes for MNATSRWSLGTERRAVAAAFTFMTRIPAGRWIVHDLSDLPRSAAWFPLVGIVVGAIGAGVFLLGHQWWSPLVAALLSTAATVRLTGAFHEDALADSLDGFGGGWTAEQVLTIMKDSRVGSYALVGMILAVVLKCVLLADLGVARAPMALLAAHTLGRCASVWLIGVLPYVRAATPGERSSAGRPFVDGVHRGRVFTATVMTVITAVVCLGIAGLIAVAVALLLTAASGRYFRRRIGGITGDALGAVNQLVELGVYLMLAAAPVRGWLS
- the cobO gene encoding cob(I)yrinic acid a,c-diamide adenosyltransferase, producing MSTDRATRKGLLLVNTGNGKGKSTAALGILVRAAGYKFSIGMFQFIKSAETRYGEHIAAEELGIDIVPLGDGFTWLSDNIEADRALAEKGWQRVQAVIESEQFDILILDELTYCITYGWLDETMVLDVLRNRPPWMHVVVTGRNASPALIELADLVTEMHLVKHPYREKGIPAQPGIEL